The genomic window GAGGAACTCGCCGAGCGGGATCATCACGTTCGTGACCTCGAGCAGCCAGGGCGTCTCCGCCACCGCGGCGAAGAAGCCCGCCAGCGGACCCCCGGCGTTGGCCAGGAACCCCGCCGCGTCGAAGGGCTCGCCCGCGACGAACGCGAACTTGGTCCAGCCCGCGTGCAGGAACCAGTACCCGACGATCAGTCGGGTCAGCACCAGCACGTAGCCGGCGACGCCGTCAGCGTACTCGAACTCGCGCTCTTCACCGAGCAGCTCTATCGTGGGTTGGTTGGTTGCCATCGTCGTCTCACGTCTATAGAGAGGGGCCCTCCCATCATGAACTAGCGAGCGGGCTCTCAGTCCCTGAGAGACGGTCTCGGTTTCCGAGAATCGGTTCCGTCGCGGAGGACCGGCTCGCCGTCGTGGCGGTCGCGCGGGCGCGCGGACCGGACCCGGCTCCGAGAGGACCGTCGACAGCGCGACCGAACGGGCCCTTATCTCCCGCTCCCCCGATCGATGACGCTGGTGCGGCGGGTCACCGGATCGACGTAGACGAGGAACGTCTCGTCGTCCGCCGTCGCCTCCACCACCCAGACGCTCTCCTGGCGTTCGACGCCGACGACCGACGCGTCGTGCCCGTCGTCCGCGAGGGCCTCGAGGGCGATGTCGCCGGCCGCGTCCGCGTCCGCGACCGTCACGTCCGACTCGGGGAGCCGGACCGTCATCACCGGGCAGGGAGCGCGGCGGACGAGCCGCTCCGCGACGCTGCCGATCAGCCGCCGCCGGACGCCGGAACGGCCGTGCGTCCCCATGACGATCAGGTCGGCGTCCTCGGCCTCGGCGTAATCGACGATGCCTCCGGCGGGGTCGCCGTCCTCGACGACGGTCACGGCGTCGACGCCGTGGGCCGCTGCCATCCGCTCGATCTGATCGACCGCTTGCTGGCCCTGTTTGCGCAGCTGTTCGCCGGCGTCGGTGGTCAGTCCCTCGACGGTCTCGTCGACGACGTGGAGGGCGTGGATCGTCGCGCCGTACTGCTCGGCGAGGTCGATCGCCTGGAGGGCGACGTGGGCGGTGCCGGTGCTGCCGTCGGTGGGGACCAGAATCCGCTCGTACATGCGCGAACGTTTGGCGCCAGTCACAAATGCGTTTCCGGGACCTGCTCCGGGCTGTCGCCGGAGGCGGTCAGCCGAGCAGGTACCGCGTCCAGGGGTAGCGCTCGACGAGCGGCTGGCCGCCGACCTCGTACTGCTCGATGTAGGCGTCCAGCCCGAGGATCCGGCCGGCGCCGAACGCGGCGACGGCGAGGAACACGAGCATGTACGCGAAGTCGCCGTTGATGTACCCGTGGGAGACCTCCCAGTTGCCGAGGTAGAACAGCAGCATCATAAACGCGCCCCAGAACGCCGCCAGCCGCGTCAGCGCGCCGACGAGGAGGCCGAGCCCGATGAGCACCTCGCCCCACGGCACGGCCACGTTGACGAACGCGACGAACCACTCGGTCTGACCCATCGCGACGAACAGGTCCGCCGCCGGGCTCCCGTTGCTCGGGACCGCGCCGGTGAGGTAGCCGCCGGCGCTGAACTCCCCGGAGAGGACCTTCCCGATCCCGCTCTGAAAGAACGCGATCCCCATCATCAGCCGCAGCGCCAGGATGAACCAGACGCTGAGCGTGTGCAGCCGACCGCTGGCCGTGAACCCCGCGACCGTGCTCTCGAGACGGACTTCCTGTGATGACATCTCATACGGGAACGTATTCGTCCCGCATTAAAGGTGGACCCAGATGTCAAGTAGTCGCATACGAACACGATCTGTCCGTCGACCGAGAGACGTGGAGCGGTGGGCGACGACTGGGACCCGGCGGCCGTCGTCACGCCCTTCCCCCGTCACGACCTCGTCCGCCCCTCAGCACCACTCCTCGTACTGGTAGACGCGGGCGGGGTTCAGCGGTTCGGGCTCGCAGTCGGTGCCGTCGTAGGCCTCGCGGTGCTCCCGGTAGGCGATCGAGAGGGCGCCCTCGCGGTCGAACTCGCGGGGGAGGCCGTCCCGCGCGCGCCGCTCGTTCCAGTCGGCGAGGCGGTCCAGCGACTCGGTCTCGTCCAGCGGGAGCGTCTCCAGCCCGTCGCTACCGGTCGCCCACGCGTCGGCGCCGCGCTCGGACCGCACCACGACCGTCGTGTACTCGTCCGGGCTGCCGACGTTGCCGACGCTGATGTCGGCGGTCTCCCCGACGAAGTCCGCACACTCGGCGCAGCCGTCGAGTCCGGCCGTGTCGAACGCGTCGACGGACTCCTCCAGCAGCACCTCGCCGTCGGCGTCCGTCGCGATCAGGTCGCCCTCGGTCACGTCCAGCCCGTCGACCGCCTCCAGGTCGACGCCGTGATCGACGAGGATCGACCGCAGGCGGTCGTACTCGAAGTTCCGGGTACACATCAGCGCGATGCGGAGCGCGATGGGACTCGCTTCGTCGCGGAGCTCGTAGCGCTCCAGGGCCGCCGCGCCCTCGATCACGCAGGGCGTCCCGACGACGGCGACGTCCGGGTCGTCGAGGTCGGCCTCGTCGAGCAGCTCGTGGAGCCGGCCCAGCTGCATCGTCTGGTTGTAGCTGCTGCCGGCCGCCTCGCGGAGGTCCGCGCGGGAGGTGGCGAGGTACGCCTCGCCCTTCAGGGGCTGGTCGTCGCTCTCGGTGGCGACCAGCGCGGCGTCGATCTCGCCGGCGTCGAGCAGCTCGCCCAGCAGCGCGGTGACGGCACCGCCGTCCTGTCCCGCCGCGGCGGTCGCGTCGGAGTGGGCGCGAGCGGCGACGGTGCGACCGACGTCGGCGGGCCGGTCAGCGCTCTCGATATCGGCCAGCCGCTCGTAGCGGAGGCCGCTGCGGGGACAGAAGTCCCAGCAGCGCGAGCAGCCGGTGCACATGCTGACCAGGGTCGGCCGCTCCTCGATCTCGTCGATCCCGATCGAGTCCGACGGGCAGGCGGCGACGCAGGTGCCACACTGGATGCAGCGGTCGGCCTCGATCACGGCCTCGTCGAGGTCGCGGAACCAGGTCTTGCCGCTCGGTTCGTCGACGTCGACCCCCTCGCGCGGGTCGCCGCCGACGGTCGGGACGCGCGGTCGTGCGTTCTCGTCGCTCGACATCAGTCTGCCTCCTGCGGTTCGGTCCGCTCGCCCGTCCGCACGAGCCGGGCGAGGTCGTCGTCCGGCGCGCCGTTCGTCCACGCGGCGAAGTCCTCGGCGTCGGCGTCGGCGTACGCGACGAGCAGTTCCCTGACGCGGTCCGGGACTGTCTCGGCCGGGACGGCCGTCGCGACCCAGTCGGCGAACCGCTCGCGGCCGAGGTCGCCGCCGAGGCCCACGTCGAACCCCTCGCGGGAGCCGGTCTCGTCGCGGTAGGTCTCGCCCCGCAGCCCGACGTCGCCCAGTTGCGGCTGGGCGCAGGAGGCCGAGCAGCCGCTCATGTGGATCCTGACGGCCTCGGGGAGGGCGACGTCGGCGTCGGCGGCCCACTCGTCCAGCGCCCGCGCCCACCGGATCGCGCGGTTCTTCGTCTCGACGACGCCGTACGAGCAGAACTCCCTGCCCGTACAGGAGACGATCCCGCGGGCGAACGGCCCGGGGTCGGGCTCGTAGCGGTCCAGCAGCGGCTCCGCGCGCAGGTCGGGGACGTCCTCGACCGCGACGCCCGGGAGCAGGACGTTCTGGTTCAGCGAGAGCCGGACCTCGCCGTCGCCGTACTCGTCGGCCAGGTCGGCCAGCTCGGCGAACTCCGAGCCGAGCATCCGCCCGGTCGGGACGTTCAGGCCGACGTAGCGCCCGCCGTCGGCCTGCTCGTGGACGCCGACGTGATCGCCGCGGTAGTCCTCGGTCAGCCCCTCGCCCGCGGGCTCGAACGCGACGTCGGTCCGCTCGTCCAGTTCCTCGCGGACACGCTCGGTCCCGAGTTCCTCGACGAGGAAGCGCAGGCGGTTGACCGCCGTGTCGAGGTAGCTGCCGTACTCGATGAACAGGTCCGCGGTCGCCTCGACGAGTTCGACGACGTCGTCGGGCTCGACGAACACGTCGAGGTCGGTCGCCATGCGCGGGCCGTCCGAGAGCCCGCCGCCGACGACGACGTGGAACCCCTCGCGGCCGTCCTTCCGGGCGGGGAGAAAGCCGAGGTCGTTGATCTGCGCCCGGGCGCAGTTCTCCCGGCAGCCCGTGACGCTGACCTTGAGCTTCCGCGGGAGGTTGCCGTACTTCCGGTCGCCGAGGAAGCGGTCGGTGATCTCGTCGGCGATGCCGTCGACGTCCATCGCCTCGTCGGCGTCGAGGCCGGCGGCTGGACAGCCGACGACGTTCCGCACGGAGTTGCCACAGGCCTGCAGCGTGGTGAGGCCGACCGCCTCGTAGCGGTCCCAGATCTCCGGGACGTCCTCGATCTCGATCCAGTGCATCTGGACGTCCTGCCGGGTGGTGACGTCGAGGAACCCGTCGCCGAACTCGGGGTTCTGGTCGACGCCGCCGTACTCCTCGGGCGCGCGGGCGAACTCGTCGGCCACCTCGCCGATCGTCCGGGCCTGCTCCGCGGTGAGGTCTCCGCCGGGGACCTTCGTCCGGAGCATGAAGTACCCCTCCTGCTTCTGGTGGTAGAGGCCGATCAGCTTCAGGCGGTTGAGCACGTCGTCGCCGAGCTCGCCCACGACGCGCTCGAACCCTCCCTCGGCCAGATCGCGGACCCGCTCCTGGAGGCCGACGGGGTCCCACTCGGGCGCCTCGGCGCGGATCCAGTCCGTGAGGCTACCCTCGTAGAAGGATACGTCGCCGTAGCCCAGCTCCCGGAGGACGGCGTAGGTGTGGCTGAGCCGCCGCGCCGTGTTGCAGTAGAGGACGATCGACCGGTCGCGAGTGAGCCCGCGGTCGGCGAGGATCGACTCGATCGCCTCGCGGGGCTTCAGCCGGCGGTCGTCGCCGACCAGGTCCTCCCAGCCCAGCTGGACCGCGCCGGGGATGTGGGACTCGGCGTACTCCGCCGCGGTCCGGGTGTCGACGAGGACGGCGTCGTCGGCCTCGGCGGCGGCCTGCACGTCCGTCCGGTCGGCGATGGGCGGATCCGACGGCGGGTCGGCGGCGTAGTCGGTCACCGATCGGTCGGGCGTCGCCGTCTCGACGTCGTGCGTCTCGCGCCACACCGCGTAGTCCCCGTCCAGCACGGCCAGGTCGCCGCGGTGGCCACAGACCGCGGCGGTGACGAGGAAGCGGGCCGCGTAGACGCCGCGGTCCCCGTCGTAGGCCACGAGGTCGTCGTCCGGATCGACGCCCGCCTCGCCAAGCAGCGCCGCGAACTCGTCGGGCTCCGGGAGCATCCCCGGCGTCACCGACCCGGGATCCCTGATCGACTCGAAGGGGACGTTCACGGCGCCGGGGACGTGCCCCATCTCCTCGTAGTCCGCCGCCGGGCGGACGTCGACGACGGTGACGTCGCCGAGTCGGTCGCGGAGCTCGCCCGGGGACAGGAACACGTCGGGCGACGCGAGCGTCACGGCGCACCACCCCCCGGCCGGTGCGGTCGATACCCGTTCGACGGTCGGTTCGGTCGTCGCATATCGGACTAGTACGCGTACTGGGCTATCCCCCTTCTCGTAGGGGAGAGAGCCGCTGTAACCTCCGACGAGGGGCGACCCCCCAGTATGTCGCCTTTTTATCCCCACCCGAGTTCGGTTCCGCGGCGTCGGGGCCCGTCGCTCCGGATACCCCGTCGCGGGTCACATCCCACATAGCGGCAAATATTCCCCAATCAGGCCGAGTGAGCGAGCGACGCGCCCGGAACGTCCCCGAGCAGGCGACAGACGGGAAACACAGAGCCGGTCGGCCGCCGCGACGCACCCCCTCGGCAAAGGACGTTTCCGCCGAGCCGTCGTACCTGTTAGTATGACTACAACAGAGGGGCTCGCGGAGTTCGTCCAGGACGTCCACGTCGACGAGTTCACCGAGGACACCAGAGAGGAGCTGAAGAAGCGCATCGTCGACTCGATCGGCATCGGCGTCGGGGCGCTCGGCGCCGAGCCGGTCGAGGCGGTCTACCGGACGGTCCAGCGGGCGAACGGGGGCGGCGACTGCTCGCTGTGGGGCCGCGGAGAGACCGCCTCGCCGGTCGGCGCCGCGATGCACAACACCGCCCTGACGCGCTACCTCGACTTCATGGACTCGTTCCTCGCGCCCGGCGAGACGCCCCACCCGAGCGACAACATCGGCGCCGTGATCGCGGCGGCCGAGTACGTCGGTGCGACCGGCGAGGAACTGCTGGAGGGCGTGGGCGCCGCCTACGAGGTCCAGGGCGAACTCGCCTGGAACGCGCCCGTCCGCGACAGGGGCTGGGACCACGTGACCCACACCGTCATCTCGGCGACCTGCGGCGTCGCCAAAGTGCTCGACCTCGACGTCGAGACGACGCGACACGCCGTCGGTATCGCCGGGACGGCCCACAACGCGCTCCGGGTGACCCGGACGGGCGGCATCAACGAGTGGAAGGGCATCGCGTCGGCCAACGCCGCCCGGAACGCCGTCTACGCGGCCCTGCTGGCCGACGACGGGATGGAGGGCCCGACGAACCTCTTCGAGGGCCAGAAGGGCTGGAAGCAGGTCATCAGCGGCGAGTTCGAGGTCGACCTGGACCCCGGCTGTACGCGGGTCCACGACGTCATGACCAAGCGCTACGTCGCCGAGACGTACGCCCAGTCCGCCGTCGAGGGCGTCATCGAACTCGCCGAGCGCGAGGACCTCGACGGGGACGAGGTCGAGCTGATCGACCTCGAGACGTTCGCCGGCGCG from Halomicrobium salinisoli includes these protein-coding regions:
- a CDS encoding DoxX family protein — protein: MATNQPTIELLGEEREFEYADGVAGYVLVLTRLIVGYWFLHAGWTKFAFVAGEPFDAAGFLANAGGPLAGFFAAVAETPWLLEVTNVMIPLGEFLIGLGIVLGALTRLAAFFGGFLMVMFYLGNADWAHGYVNGDLLGLLAFVIVGAFAAGRILGVDAVLERTAFVRRRPRLRYLLG
- a CDS encoding universal stress protein, producing MYERILVPTDGSTGTAHVALQAIDLAEQYGATIHALHVVDETVEGLTTDAGEQLRKQGQQAVDQIERMAAAHGVDAVTVVEDGDPAGGIVDYAEAEDADLIVMGTHGRSGVRRRLIGSVAERLVRRAPCPVMTVRLPESDVTVADADAAGDIALEALADDGHDASVVGVERQESVWVVEATADDETFLVYVDPVTRRTSVIDRGSGR
- a CDS encoding DoxX family protein, with translation MSSQEVRLESTVAGFTASGRLHTLSVWFILALRLMMGIAFFQSGIGKVLSGEFSAGGYLTGAVPSNGSPAADLFVAMGQTEWFVAFVNVAVPWGEVLIGLGLLVGALTRLAAFWGAFMMLLFYLGNWEVSHGYINGDFAYMLVFLAVAAFGAGRILGLDAYIEQYEVGGQPLVERYPWTRYLLG
- a CDS encoding Coenzyme F420 hydrogenase/dehydrogenase, beta subunit C-terminal domain → MSSDENARPRVPTVGGDPREGVDVDEPSGKTWFRDLDEAVIEADRCIQCGTCVAACPSDSIGIDEIEERPTLVSMCTGCSRCWDFCPRSGLRYERLADIESADRPADVGRTVAARAHSDATAAAGQDGGAVTALLGELLDAGEIDAALVATESDDQPLKGEAYLATSRADLREAAGSSYNQTMQLGRLHELLDEADLDDPDVAVVGTPCVIEGAAALERYELRDEASPIALRIALMCTRNFEYDRLRSILVDHGVDLEAVDGLDVTEGDLIATDADGEVLLEESVDAFDTAGLDGCAECADFVGETADISVGNVGSPDEYTTVVVRSERGADAWATGSDGLETLPLDETESLDRLADWNERRARDGLPREFDREGALSIAYREHREAYDGTDCEPEPLNPARVYQYEEWC
- a CDS encoding rhodanese-like domain-containing protein — translated: MFLSPGELRDRLGDVTVVDVRPAADYEEMGHVPGAVNVPFESIRDPGSVTPGMLPEPDEFAALLGEAGVDPDDDLVAYDGDRGVYAARFLVTAAVCGHRGDLAVLDGDYAVWRETHDVETATPDRSVTDYAADPPSDPPIADRTDVQAAAEADDAVLVDTRTAAEYAESHIPGAVQLGWEDLVGDDRRLKPREAIESILADRGLTRDRSIVLYCNTARRLSHTYAVLRELGYGDVSFYEGSLTDWIRAEAPEWDPVGLQERVRDLAEGGFERVVGELGDDVLNRLKLIGLYHQKQEGYFMLRTKVPGGDLTAEQARTIGEVADEFARAPEEYGGVDQNPEFGDGFLDVTTRQDVQMHWIEIEDVPEIWDRYEAVGLTTLQACGNSVRNVVGCPAAGLDADEAMDVDGIADEITDRFLGDRKYGNLPRKLKVSVTGCRENCARAQINDLGFLPARKDGREGFHVVVGGGLSDGPRMATDLDVFVEPDDVVELVEATADLFIEYGSYLDTAVNRLRFLVEELGTERVREELDERTDVAFEPAGEGLTEDYRGDHVGVHEQADGGRYVGLNVPTGRMLGSEFAELADLADEYGDGEVRLSLNQNVLLPGVAVEDVPDLRAEPLLDRYEPDPGPFARGIVSCTGREFCSYGVVETKNRAIRWARALDEWAADADVALPEAVRIHMSGCSASCAQPQLGDVGLRGETYRDETGSREGFDVGLGGDLGRERFADWVATAVPAETVPDRVRELLVAYADADAEDFAAWTNGAPDDDLARLVRTGERTEPQEAD
- a CDS encoding MmgE/PrpD family protein, translating into MTTTEGLAEFVQDVHVDEFTEDTREELKKRIVDSIGIGVGALGAEPVEAVYRTVQRANGGGDCSLWGRGETASPVGAAMHNTALTRYLDFMDSFLAPGETPHPSDNIGAVIAAAEYVGATGEELLEGVGAAYEVQGELAWNAPVRDRGWDHVTHTVISATCGVAKVLDLDVETTRHAVGIAGTAHNALRVTRTGGINEWKGIASANAARNAVYAALLADDGMEGPTNLFEGQKGWKQVISGEFEVDLDPGCTRVHDVMTKRYVAETYAQSAVEGVIELAEREDLDGDEVELIDLETFAGAKLIIGGGEGDRHDVETKAQADHSLPYMLAAALLDREMGTAQYDPDRITRDDVQYLLRHVTVEEDDAFTERFEAGEMPARVTVELEDGTTHTVEKDAFAGHPTDSMDWEQIEAKFHDIAGSEFDEQLRNEVVEVGRTLDRHDSTDLVALLV